The DNA region CAATCTGACTGACAGAATGATGTCAGTggagacagactcacatgctgaggcaaaCCACATGGAGGACAGGtggtgtttggagggagtataaatagaacCCAACAGACTGTGacggaggctgagctaggcttgctgaTAGAGCTGGCTGTGCCATGCTTGTTGGTCTCACTTCTTCACTGATCTTCTCTTCACCGGGAGAGGCACAGCCGAGAACATTTCCTCGTGGCCCTGgaccctcctgctgacttgtgctgttTTGGACAgctactgaactgaactgctggcgtatccatgaagtgtttgcagGTGGATGGAACTGCCCCTGctgacctgggaactgaactgttgatttccTGACAGTGCAGATGGATTTGCTTCGaagaacctttctaaataggtccgcttcccccatatcctttttttttcccactgcccCTGGTGagtgatgggctagaagggaggttaaagcatttaagaactatcattaaaCGTAggctttgaaaataaagttacaGAACTGCTTTGTAATTGCAGTAAACTTCAAATAATATCTAATTAATTATAAACCTTAGTTCTGTGTCCTCAACACTTCCTATCTCTGGAGACTCATGCTGTGTAATTTTTTCCTACCTGATTCTCATGTATCACACCACACTTAAGATCCTTCCATTCTGTAGTGTGTGACAGCGCCTTGCTCCTGTTTACAGCCTGTGGACCAAGCATCTTATGTGTCCACCATCCACGTACAGACAGCCCAGGTCTTTCCACCTTTGGGCATATAAACAATGCAAGTATGAACAAGTTTTGTGGGATGTTGTCTTGCGATGCTTTGCCTTTCTTTTGTATGGATCTGAATTCATCTTTCTAAGGAACCCCATGACCACCAGATTGCTCCAAGGCAGCCAGCTGTACCATGTGACAATCCCATACTAAGGTGTGATGGTTCAATTTCCTAGCAGCTTcttgggctgacatctgtggttaTGAAGCCTTATaccatggtttgttttgttttgttttatttgagttttCCTGGGTGGTGTAAGTGGTTTCTGTGAATGTGCTGGCCATTTGAGTCTCTAGAGCAGTAGTTGTTCTCAATCTTTCAAATGCTGCAATCTTTTAgcacagttccttatgttgtgggaaacctcaaccataaaattattttgttgctacctcataagtgtaattttgctactgttgtgaatcctAATGTAGCCATGCAGGAAATCTGATAgccaacccctgtgaaagggttgttctacccccaaagaggtcatgaccctcAGGTAGAGAACCCTTGCATAGAGAATTATCTGttcagttctgattttttttttgttctgttttggtttggttttggagttTTGGGCTTTTTGAGTCAtggttttttctgtgtagccttagctgtcctggaacttgctctattgatcaggctggccttaaactaggAGATCcaccttcccctgcctcctgagttctgggattaacagtgtgtgccaccacacccaactatcTGTTCAGTTCTTATTCATTCTGTACTCTATAGAAACACACAGTCACATGCCCACTGGCAGCctacactctacagaaacacacattcacaagccCACTACCCTCCTACACTCTACAGAATCATAAGAAATCCATAAGATCTCGTCACATTTTATGGATTCTGGGCACTTGGCCCTTTGGAGAACAGAGAGCACAAGTAACTTGTCTTGGTGGCCACTACCCATGAATAAGGGCACTGATCTCCCCTAAGGCCTCTGTCCCCAGTGTGGCCACCCCATACTTCATGTTGTGTGAGACCAAACTGAAACAATAACTCTTGCAAGTTAATGGGAAACCAAAACAGAGAAATTATGCCTTTCAGGTTAAGGGTTTCAGGTTATTTGCAGTTAAAACCACTAAGAATAAGTTCCTCTTGGTCCTATGTTAAGTCCTTGCAAGGTAAGGTTTCTATTTATAATTACCAATAAGTTCCTGTTTCTTAAATCTGATGTAAACTGCTTGCAACCcctttgtcttagagttttactgctgtaaagagacaccatgtccaaggcaaccgTTATaagagacaacatttaattgagggtagcttacaggttcagtccattaacatcatggcaggaagcatggcagcatcctagcagacatggtgctggagaaggagctgagaactctacatcttgatttgaaggcagccaggatgagTGTGTCCTCTGCACAGatagagcttgagcataggacctcaaagctcacttccacagtgacatactttctctaacaaggccacacctcctagtccagTCACTTCCCacgggccaagcgtattcaaaccaccacaccctttcACGTGATGGTGTCTGTACGCATGTCCCTTCCCTTCCATTATATCTGTCTAACAAGGCCCCTGTGAACACCTTATCTCTCCTATAAAGGGGACTTCAAGAAGCCAGCAGGAACTGTTCTTTCAAATCCCAACTCAGGGTGAGACAGCTGGCTGGCCAGTCCCAGATGCATCCCCAAATACAGCTTGCTTTAACTGGACAATCGTGGGCTTAGTCTTTTCTCCTCATGATTCTCAGGTTTAACAGGAGCAACATAGCCGCTCCTCAGCCTCCTCACAGGCTTCATGGGTCCTTCACACTGTGGGCGCCGTGAGGCTGCAGCTGCCCAGGTCAGTGTGTTTGGGAATGGGTAATGGTAAATGCTCTGTACCTCAGGACCCTAGCAACTCCAGTGTCTTGAGTGTGCACTGCAAACTCTGCACTCTTCTCCCTAGTGgatcctcccccatctctgtccACTGGCaatggggcaggggcaggggggagggatcCCCTTCTAAAACATCATCAAGCCCATTATCTGGgctggataaaggtgcttgcatCCAAGGCTGACAACCTATGTTTGATCCCAGGGACCCATATGTTGGACAGAGAGAACCGACTCCCATGGGTTGTCAtctacacatgcgcacacacacacacacacacacacacacacacacacacacatgcacacgtgcacacactaaataaatagatcttttttgagacagggtctcattatgtatccatggctggcctagaacttgctgtgtaacccagattggctcatagagatctacctgtaCCAAgcagtggaggtgcacacctttgattccagcactcgggaggcagaggcaggcggatttctgagttcgaggacagcctggtctacagagtgagttccaggacagccagggctacacagagaaaccctgtctcaggggaaaaaaaaaatctacccccGCATCTGCCTCATGAGTAAAAccacaataataatataataattaattaacttaaaacaaataaatctgttACCCAGAGCAAAGTGCACGAGTCCCAGGCCTGTCCTGTGCAGAACACATCCTTCACTCCCTGATGCTGCACACACCTCCCTCTCCCGATGCCTCCCCTCACTGGCAACACAACCATGCCCTGGCTGGAGCCCGCGACTGAGCAGGAGCTCAGGCACACAGGAGCCATTGTCTTGTCTCACTGAGGCTACACTCTTGTGGGCTGCCAGCTGGTCACTTGGCTGCCTGGTCCTCCCCTTGGCAGGGCGGCAAGTTCCCAGAGTAAGTGGAAAGTggattaaaaatgaggacatgaccGCTCCAAGGTATGGTCGAGGAGGGGGAGTCCATTGTAGATATGAGGGCGTGAACAGCCAAAGGCGTctagaagagtccagagcagggaaAAGAAAGTACCAACTTGAACTTGGCCAGCcgagtagaccaggctggtaagGGGAGGTGCAGGGacagcaagagaggaagagaaaagagaggatcGGGAGTCAAGAGCACAAGACCAAGAGGaagcaagaaaagaatgaagaccaCGCTTGGACAAAAGGGCAGTTTTAATTGTCATCAGAtgctcctgggctggagaagtcTGGGGGGAAGGTGCAGGGAGGAGGGACAAGAAGAGCAGAGAGTCACAGGAACGGACTGAACCTggctgccagcaagcacttccgCATGCTAATAGGCACCGTAGTTAGTCATATGTCCTATGTCCTGGACTTCTTTGGGACCTGAAAGCTGTTACCTGGTCTTGTGAAGTCATAACCTAACATCTAACTGTTGCTCTAAACTGCCCAAGCTGAGCAAGGGTTGTGGATGTCATCTGGGAAACGAGTCACCAAGGGGACCCGCCTTCTTCTATAGACTCAGTAGCCAGATCTGAGCACCAACTAATGAACACTGAGCACCTTCTAGATGCATCGTTGGCTGTGTGCAGCCAGGGTGCTCTGAGCACTTACTGTATACAGCTAGCATATGGAATACTAGCTAGCTCTACCACATGGCCAGCAGTTCACGTCTTACACTTAGTCCCTTCTCAGGTTAAGAAAAATCCAGGGCTTAGAAAGGGACAAAAACATCACTCTTGCCTTCTTGGTATCACCATAGATCAGGGCTCTCCTGTGGCATGACATGGCACATGAGTTCTGAGGCAGATCAGTCCATGCTAATCTCCCTGAGGCCTAAAGCCCTCCCAGTTTCAACCAAGACACCCAGTAGACTAGACAGAAGCCCCACTTCCAGGAGTCAGACCCAGCCTAGCCCAGCCCTCTCTCTGGCAATGGGAGAGGCTGACTCTCACCCCAGCACTCCAGCAAGCAGAACGCAGTGCTGGGTATCAGTCTCTACCCCTCCCTCACCACCCTCAGGGGAGGATGCAGTGTGCTggggaggaaactgagtcacagagacGTGGCAACCTGCCAGGAATCAAACCAAGGCTGCACTGCACCAGAGCAGCCCTGAACCAAGGCCTGCCATCTGTGGCCCTGAGGGCAGGAGCTTATACAAACTATGGTAAAGTGGGTAAACAGGTGGCCAGCTCACAAACCCCACCCTGTAAACACCTAGGTGTGCATTACCATGCAACTTGCTTCCTCCCCTTCAACTCCAGCAGCGTGAAACCCAAAGTCAGTCAGCTGAGTTGACTGAGGCCCCTCCCACCTAGAGCAGGCAAGGGGAGCCACTGCCTCCACAACCTGCAATTACCTCCTAATATGATTGTGTTAATTACCATTGCAGAGCAtgaggactgagcccagggttactacacacacacacacacacacacacacacaacacacacacaggggcttTCCAAGCTGATCATATGCTCAGCTGGAACCCCACACAGTCAAGTGGAAAACAGAGGCTTGATCTGGGGCATGGAGATAAGGGAGGCCCCTCAAACAGCCTCAGTACCCCACGTCAGTGAATGAGCTTAGGAAGGACTGGTGGGACTCCAGAGCTCGTGGACGGCTGCTGAGTAGGGCCAGCAGGGGTATACAGGGCATGAGTAGGTCGTCCCTgtttccccaccctccctccactccctttCTAGGTTCAGTGCATTCTACAGAGCCCAGGCAGGAGGTTCATGCTTTGCAAGTGTCCACTGCCCAGGCTTCTGGAGCTGTGTTCCTTTTGTGCTTTGTCCTGGGGCATCCCAGGACCCCTGTCCCTCAGCCATAGGCTTACTGTCCCAGCATTCTTGTTGGAAGCCATCAGGCTAGAGCACAGAACTCTAGCCTTCATCACCTTTCCAGACTGAAAGGATGCCCAGCCAGGGCCAGCAGGCACAGCTGGACCCAGGCAACCAATATGGATGGAACCCTCTCCCTCAGATCGGCATTCCTTCCACTAGTTCCCTCTGAGGACGGCGCATCAGCCGTGAGTGGAATCCACTAAGAGGCTTCTGCCTGTGAGCACCCGGCTGCCGACCGCATCTTCAAGGGAAGACAGCTCAGACAGAAGCCATGCTGGCAGGGTGCATGCTGACACtcacgcctgcctctgccatctccGCAGACCTTACAGCCTGAGTCCCTTGGCTGTTGCAAGGCAGAGAGAAGTTCTCCTGGGACTCATGTCAACAGGCAATGCCACGCTGTGTGCTTCCTCAGGTGTCCTCCCAGGCAGTATGAGGCAGAGCAGGAACCAGGCTCAAAGGGGCTCGCAGCTTTGGGCAGCAATAATATTGGAAATCATGATGCGGGCCCTGTGCTTTAGCCCAGGGAAGCCACAGTCATACACAGAGACACGGGGTAAAACATGGCCATAAAAGgccacacacacattacatatggACATgggtaaacacacacaaagtgtaCAAACCAAGGCAGGGATGTGTTCAGAGTCACACAGGGTGTCAGGATGACACACAGAACACTTGCTTCCAGAGATGACATCAGCTCTCGAATGGCATGAATGTGGCCCAGGAGAAGGCCAGTTGCCCTGGCAACCCATCCTAGGACCTCAGCCTCAGTGGTGCTGATCATCTGGCCACTGGCAGGAAGGGCCGCTAGGGACCCTGAGGCAGCAGGCAGATCCCAGTGGCAATATGGGGACTTGATGTGCCCTGGGGCACTAAGCTAAACTGACCAGTtctgggcagagagagacacagagtctTGTCCTGGAGTCAGAGGGATATGGGATCCTTGGTGGGTATCAGAGGGGTCACAGGGCCTTGGGTAGACAACAGGAGCTGTGCCCTGTCCTGGAAGTCTAGGAGACATGTCAGTCCGTATCCTTGAACCTCCCTCTCCAGTCACCAGGGCACTTAGCCTGGGTTCTGCTCACTTCTCTCCTATAGCCATGGGCATGGCCAACCCAGCCCTTCCCACATGGTCTTGGACATCCCAATTTCTTCCCTCCATTGCTGTTACCCATGCCCAGGCTGGCAGAAGGACACAGCGGGGCCTGCCATCCAACTAAGGAATCCTCACCCAGCACCCTGGGTGTGCTGAACATGTGTGCCTAGGAACGGTAACTCCCAGGGGCTAGATGTCCCAACTCCAGTGTCAGGTCATCCCTACACAGTGACTCACTGCAGAGAAAACCCTGTTCCAGCTGAGAGGCCCTGGAGGGCTTCCTGTAGGAAGTGCCTACTGCCTAAGCATCAGTCTCCAGATCTATCTCCAGTCTCCCTGGGCCAGACAGCTCCAGGCCGGTACCTGGTTTAGGCAACCAGCAGTGCCTGAAGAGACCAAGTTGGCAAAACCTAGAAAGACGATGGAGCTAGCTCTCTGGGGCCTGCACAGCTTGCCACCCCTCCCAACCTCCACCAGCTAGCTGGACTTCCGGCAGAGTCCACAGGCCTCCATCGCTTCAGGGGATATCCACAACGTCCACTCTTCGGGCTGCTGTGAGGACGGGCTGAGTTGTGTGGATGGAGACTGAGGACAGAGCCCAGCCCCGGGACCTGTGAGCCCTCATCACAACGGCCAcggtctccctccctcttctatcTTCTGTTCCGCCCCCAAGCAGCAGAGAAGAGGAGTGTGAGAAAGGCCTTCCTCCACCTTAGGCTCCCCCaccctgccagccagccagccacggTGAAACTCCTGTTGTTATTAAACACAAATCAAGCAGGCCTGCACCCCCGCACTCCCCAAACACCTTTACTGCACTAAAAACAGcattataaacaaacacatttggGGGAGGCATCTTAAAAGATTCACGTACAGTCAACTGGAAACAGAGATATCAAACAGTGCagggtataaaaaaaaaacagggcccCACAGAGCATAGAGGATGGGAGACAGAAAACGGCAAGAGACCCCTGGGACCCTCTGTCCACCACTCCAGCTGACCAGCCCAGGTCATGGATGTGCCCTTGTCCCAGAGACAATGGGGACCAggtaggggttggggtgggggttcaACTCCAAGGTGCTTGGCTCACCTCAGGGGTCTAAGCAATCAATCCTAAAACCCTTTTCTAGAGGGACAAGGGCTTTGGGAGTTTGAGGAAACAGCAAAAGACAAAGGGATGCTGGCCCCTCCCTTATCTGCCATTATCCAACTGGCAGTCCATTCTGTTCTGAGTCTTAGAGTTTATGCAAAACACAGCAGCCATTCAGGGACCCATGTATCCCACCCCATGAGGATTTCCTGTgcaggaaagacacacacataaacagccCAGAACCCTGCCTCCCCAACACAAGCGCgtgcacacgggcacacacacacacacacacacacacacagcccacccACCACAGCTATAGCCTATTTACATTCTGGAGCAAAGGGCGACTTGCCAAGGACACCCTGGGAAGGTTTGCAAGTTGAGGAGAGAGCCACAGGCTTCAGGCAGAAGCTCCTGGGTTACAGGTGGCTCTGGTTGATCAGCAGGAGTGGAGGGAAGCCTGGGCCAAAGAGCCATCAGCCAAGAGTCACCGCTCTCTGTGCACTCTGGCTTCCTTGTTTCCCCCACAGCCAAGCCCTCCTGTAGCTCTAGATGGAACATCAGcgccagaacttgggaggctagGCCTACCTGGAGCCAGCCTGGCCAGGGAGGATGACCTCCCACAGACTGGGGGATGTCACAAAGAAGCTATCGGAGCCTCTGAGCAACCAGGCTGTGCAGAAAAAAACCGGCGTGCagccaagggggtgggggtggggggcaagttCCACACTTAGGGAACTCTGCTCTGGGTTCCAGCTGCCTTAGGTACCAGGATCCTGGGACTGCTACGAACCCCACAACTCTATGTGGATGGGCCaaggtggagggggaaggggtttCAGTCAGCAGTGTTTGCCCCGGCAGCCCACCTCCTTCTGAGAAAAGAGCAATCCACTAGGAGACCCAGGGAACTCAGGGCAGAAGgccccgcccacccccacccggcCCAGCTGAGCTAAGTATATTAAGGAGGAACCAGTGACCTCACAGAAAGGGCAACAGGGAGGTCAGTGGCAGTTCCTCCTCCCCCAGGAGTGTGTCCCGCTTGAGGCTGCTACCCTTATTGACCACCTTGATTCTGAGGGCCAGCTTACGCACACTGGCTGGCCCCAGGCCGTCAAAGAAGAAGTCCTCGTTGAAGATGGGGTGGCGGCTGTTTTTGATGATGGTGCTCCGCTGCTTCTGCAGCTTCCCGGGCACCAGGCACAGCCCCACGCAGCAATTGATGCTCCGGGCATCACAGGGCCGGTCATACAGGCCCTCGGCCGCCAGCAGGCGCACACGCAGGCGGGCCTGAGCAGCCTCGTACTCAGCCAGCAGCCTCACGCTGCCCCTGGTGCCCATCTTCACTGTGTGCTCTCCACGTGGTGCCTGGCCAGACTCCGGTCCTGGCTCCGGGGTAGCCCTGCGGGTCAAGCGGCGACGGACACCTGGGCTGGTGTCTGGTGTGCTATCATCTGCAGACAGGGAGCCATGGCGACCTACCGACTGTTTCAGCTGGCTCACTttggcctggctgtcctgggcgaAGCCCTTGAGCAGCGATACAGAGCGAGACAGCAGAGGAGACCCGAAGGGGGACGACTCAGCAGAGGACCCTGTGTCACTTTCCCCGCCACTGAAGTAGCGGCTAGGGCTCATCAGGGCCCCCCCAACCTCCCGAGATCCCCCATCACCTCCATTGGCCTTGGCCCCTGCTCGCCGGCGGCCAGCACCAGGGGATCCGACCTGGGCCAGGGCCCCGTGCTCACTGTGGAAAAGGGACTCCTTGCGTCTGGTATGGGGACTCTCGGCCAGTGTGGCAAACCCATAGGATGTCTGAGCCTTGGGCACAGAGGGCAATGACATGGCACCCTGCGCCTGGGGGTCAGCGTTGGTGGCTTCCTCGGCTACCCAGTCCTCCGCACTCTCTATCTGAATCACATGTCGTGTGGCTGCCTTCAGCAGGTTCCTGCTCTCTGAGGCCAACTTGACCGGCAGCCGGGGACTGCGAGGTGCTCGACGGGGCCCAGGTGAAGCCAGGTTTTGCTCTGAGGTGGAGGGGCCCAGGTCCGCCTGTCCCTCAGCCTCTGTGGGGCCAGAAGGCAGCTTGGGCGGGATGAAGAAGTCGGGGATCTTGTCCGGAGTCAGCACGTTGCTATACAAGGGGCCCTTAGAGGCCTTGTCCCCAGCCTCGCCACCCACCCCGCGGCTGGCTCCGTTCTCCCCAGATCCCCGAAGTCGTTCCAAGAACCACATGTTGGTTTTTCTCATGAGGGAGACAGGCAAGAGACCAGGAGTCTGGGGAAAGAAACAGGGGTCAGAGATGACACTTGTGCTCAAATGTCACCTGTAAGGGCTGTCAAAGGGTGGGACTTGTGTTAAGGGGTCACCTTAGGGTTATCGAGAAGTTAGCATTTATGCCCAGCTGTCAACTGACTGTCAGGGATGTCAGGGGGTGGTACTGTACATGGGAGTCATCTGCCAGGACCCCATGGGGTTGACACCTGGTTCAGGGGTCACCACCTGTCAGGGTTGAAGCCAGCGTAGTGTAGGATCGCGCTGAGCACTTGGGGCGCCCTGAGCAGGGTCAGTCTCCCACGGGAGCGGGCCCGACCTGTATCCTGCGCACCCACCCACCACCTCAGGGGTTCGGGGTCCCCCCAGGGAACCACAGGCCTGAGCATCCCGGCCCCGCCCCCAGCTGCCACCCACCTGTGGCTTCACCCAGCTGCTGCGCTGTGCGTTGTTGGGGGAGGCGGCGACAGCCCTGGGCCCGGCGCAGTGAACTGACCGCGCCCCCGACTCCCTGTGCGCGGGTATGGGTA from Mus pahari chromosome 9, PAHARI_EIJ_v1.1, whole genome shotgun sequence includes:
- the C2cd4c gene encoding C2 calcium-dependent domain-containing protein 4C; protein product: MRKTNMWFLERLRGSGENGASRGVGGEAGDKASKGPLYSNVLTPDKIPDFFIPPKLPSGPTEAEGQADLGPSTSEQNLASPGPRRAPRSPRLPVKLASESRNLLKAATRHVIQIESAEDWVAEEATNADPQAQGAMSLPSVPKAQTSYGFATLAESPHTRRKESLFHSEHGALAQVGSPGAGRRRAGAKANGGDGGSREVGGALMSPSRYFSGGESDTGSSAESSPFGSPLLSRSVSLLKGFAQDSQAKVSQLKQSVGRHGSLSADDSTPDTSPGVRRRLTRRATPEPGPESGQAPRGEHTVKMGTRGSVRLLAEYEAAQARLRVRLLAAEGLYDRPCDARSINCCVGLCLVPGKLQKQRSTIIKNSRHPIFNEDFFFDGLGPASVRKLALRIKVVNKGSSLKRDTLLGEEELPLTSLLPFL